One window from the genome of Thermaerobacter marianensis DSM 12885 encodes:
- a CDS encoding ABC transporter substrate-binding protein has product MPFPLKADRRGPGKPRWGGWLAGLLLVALVAAWAGAGFAGPWRGTGRAPGRWVFRDDLGQRVLLPAPPRRVACSGRDLCDLVQALLGDAAVTVLPPGAEEQALRPGLADLVLLPEVTRRPGLAGRLRARGWPAATLRWRDVTQLPDATLRLAAWLNRVDRGRELAATYARRLAGVEAAVAAIPPAQRPPVLVLAWDRPPVWAGAGSPAAILVERAGGRLVTGGAAENAARWPAGPAGRLAGGRARWGAGDAAGAGPAGGDGGRGAARPSGGHARPGAVWLAGSLGGRAAAWLAGEEAWRAASWPAGTRVVTSLLTPAVPPGGPEAATALYLPPAQLLGAGPEALQGLERLAAWLHPGRTGDAGEPLRMVPLPVAP; this is encoded by the coding sequence GTGCCCTTTCCTTTGAAAGCGGACCGCCGGGGTCCTGGGAAGCCGCGATGGGGCGGCTGGCTGGCGGGCCTGCTGCTGGTGGCGCTGGTCGCGGCATGGGCCGGTGCCGGCTTCGCCGGGCCGTGGCGCGGGACGGGCCGCGCTCCGGGGCGCTGGGTCTTCCGGGACGACCTGGGGCAGCGGGTCCTGCTCCCGGCACCGCCCCGCCGCGTGGCCTGCAGCGGCAGGGACCTCTGCGACCTGGTGCAAGCGCTGCTGGGTGACGCCGCGGTAACGGTGCTGCCGCCCGGCGCCGAGGAACAGGCGCTGCGGCCCGGCCTGGCCGACCTCGTCTTGCTCCCGGAGGTGACCCGCCGGCCGGGCCTGGCCGGGCGGCTGCGGGCACGGGGGTGGCCGGCGGCGACCCTGCGCTGGCGGGACGTCACCCAGCTGCCGGACGCCACCTTGCGGCTGGCCGCCTGGCTGAACCGGGTGGACCGGGGCCGGGAACTGGCCGCCACCTACGCCCGGCGCCTTGCCGGGGTGGAGGCGGCCGTGGCCGCGATCCCCCCGGCGCAACGGCCGCCGGTGCTGGTCCTGGCCTGGGACCGGCCGCCGGTCTGGGCCGGAGCGGGTAGCCCGGCGGCGATATTGGTGGAACGGGCGGGAGGCCGGCTGGTGACCGGCGGGGCCGCTGAAAACGCAGCCAGGTGGCCTGCCGGGCCCGCAGGCCGGCTGGCCGGAGGTCGGGCGCGGTGGGGAGCGGGGGATGCGGCCGGCGCCGGGCCGGCGGGCGGAGACGGCGGGCGCGGTGCCGCCAGGCCTTCCGGCGGTCACGCCCGGCCCGGTGCGGTCTGGCTGGCCGGCAGCCTGGGCGGGCGGGCCGCGGCGTGGCTGGCCGGTGAGGAGGCCTGGCGCGCCGCCTCCTGGCCGGCGGGGACGCGGGTGGTCACGTCCCTGCTGACCCCTGCGGTGCCTCCCGGCGGCCCGGAAGCGGCCACGGCCCTCTACCTGCCGCCGGCCCAGCTCCTCGGCGCGGGGCCGGAAGCCTTGCAAGGGCTGGAACGGCTGGCGGCATGGCTTCACCCCGGCCGGACCGGCGACGCGGGCGAACCCTTGCGCATGGTGCCGCTGCCGGTGGCGCCTTGA
- a CDS encoding thiamine diphosphokinase — protein MSTPVSQPAPGTPPDFGFLPPPEPPYALVVAGGDLDEPALAEETARLARGASLCVAADGGLRLLRAVGIWPGVLVGDFDTLTPDEVEAARAAGVTVRAFPPAKDFTDAELALDVARRQLGRAPLYVVGGVGDRIDHTLANLLLAARWWTEGHPVTVLAGPAHVRPLAGPGEVRFRGAPGQTVSLIPLTPQMTGVDTEGLVYPLAGATLTWGNAYAVSNALVGEEGAFRARTGMGLVVLQRRA, from the coding sequence ATGTCCACGCCCGTCTCGCAGCCAGCCCCCGGTACTCCGCCCGACTTCGGCTTCCTCCCGCCCCCTGAGCCTCCCTACGCCCTGGTGGTGGCCGGCGGCGACCTGGACGAACCGGCCCTGGCCGAGGAGACGGCGCGCCTCGCCCGCGGCGCGAGCCTGTGCGTGGCCGCCGACGGCGGCCTGCGCCTGCTGCGGGCCGTGGGGATCTGGCCCGGTGTGCTGGTCGGCGACTTCGACACGCTGACCCCGGATGAGGTGGAGGCCGCCCGGGCAGCCGGGGTGACCGTCCGGGCCTTTCCGCCCGCCAAGGACTTCACCGACGCCGAGCTGGCCCTGGACGTGGCGCGGCGCCAGCTGGGCCGGGCACCCCTCTACGTGGTGGGCGGCGTGGGAGACCGGATCGACCACACGCTGGCCAACCTGCTCCTGGCGGCGCGGTGGTGGACCGAGGGCCATCCCGTGACCGTCCTGGCCGGCCCGGCCCACGTGCGGCCGCTGGCCGGTCCGGGCGAGGTCCGGTTCCGCGGCGCGCCGGGCCAGACGGTGTCCCTGATCCCGCTGACGCCGCAGATGACGGGCGTGGACACCGAGGGGCTGGTCTACCCCCTGGCCGGGGCGACCCTGACGTGGGGGAACGCCTACGCGGTGAGCAACGCGCTGGTCGGCGAGGAAGGCGCCTTCCGCGCCCGGACGGGCATGGGGCTCGTCGTGCTGCAGCGCCGGGCGTGA
- a CDS encoding SH3 domain-containing protein: MSRIRDLAAALREQERPLLDQYRQLVEAATTETERRLAQMMYNYQRFQLQSLELFQDRVPERFQCFGVITHDDVNVRQRPSGKSQTLTRVGRGTPVIVMAFDGFWAEVQLVGGATGYVFKDYVRCEVGG; the protein is encoded by the coding sequence GTGTCGCGCATTCGGGATCTGGCCGCTGCGTTGCGGGAGCAGGAGCGGCCGCTCCTCGACCAGTACCGGCAGCTGGTGGAGGCCGCCACCACCGAGACGGAGCGGCGGCTGGCCCAGATGATGTACAACTACCAGCGCTTCCAGCTGCAAAGTCTCGAACTGTTCCAGGACCGGGTTCCCGAGCGCTTCCAATGCTTCGGCGTCATCACCCACGACGACGTCAACGTCCGCCAGCGGCCCAGCGGCAAATCCCAGACCCTGACCCGGGTGGGACGGGGGACGCCGGTCATCGTCATGGCCTTCGACGGCTTCTGGGCCGAGGTCCAGCTGGTGGGCGGCGCGACGGGCTACGTCTTCAAGGATTACGTGCGCTGCGAGGTGGGCGGGTAG
- the mntR gene encoding transcriptional regulator MntR translates to MTGVRPTPSMEDYLETIYELIRSKGYARVSDIALALNLQPSSVTRMVQRLDEQNYVTYERYRGLVLTERGEAIGRAMRQRHETLATFLRLLGVHDEAVVQQDVEGIEHHVSRQTLERIERFVAFARANPAWMNQLHAAMQPGADGDAPGRAAPRPDGDGPAGAASGEAQAGPARAGPGP, encoded by the coding sequence GTGACCGGGGTGCGGCCCACGCCCAGCATGGAAGACTACCTGGAGACCATCTACGAGCTCATCCGGAGCAAGGGTTACGCCCGGGTGAGCGACATCGCCCTGGCGCTGAACCTGCAGCCGTCGTCGGTCACGCGCATGGTCCAGCGGCTGGACGAGCAGAACTACGTCACCTACGAGCGCTACCGTGGCCTGGTGCTGACCGAGCGCGGCGAGGCCATCGGCCGCGCCATGCGCCAGCGCCACGAGACCCTGGCCACCTTCCTGCGGCTCTTGGGCGTGCACGACGAGGCCGTCGTCCAGCAGGACGTGGAAGGCATCGAGCACCACGTCAGCCGCCAGACCCTGGAGCGCATCGAGCGCTTCGTCGCCTTCGCGCGGGCCAACCCCGCCTGGATGAACCAGCTCCACGCGGCCATGCAGCCCGGCGCGGACGGCGATGCCCCCGGGCGTGCCGCACCCCGACCCGACGGAGATGGTCCCGCAGGTGCCGCGTCCGGCGAGGCGCAGGCCGGTCCCGCCCGGGCCGGCCCCGGCCCTTGA
- a CDS encoding cupredoxin domain-containing protein yields MKRARRSRLVVVALMLLALPVLAACGGGGGGGGSNQGNGDQAAGNKITVTAQNMSFDQTEITLKKGQTYTIELVNNDSVQHDLVSEQLGLEVGLTDPGQSNSVEFTPQQTGDFEFICSVPGHSATMKGTIRVTE; encoded by the coding sequence ATGAAGCGCGCACGCCGGTCCCGGCTGGTGGTGGTCGCCCTGATGCTGCTGGCGCTGCCCGTGCTGGCCGCTTGCGGCGGCGGTGGCGGCGGTGGCGGCAGCAACCAGGGCAACGGCGACCAGGCCGCCGGCAACAAGATCACCGTGACGGCCCAGAACATGTCCTTCGACCAGACGGAGATCACGCTGAAGAAGGGCCAGACCTACACCATCGAGCTGGTCAACAACGACTCCGTCCAGCACGACCTGGTGTCGGAGCAGCTGGGCCTGGAGGTCGGCTTGACCGATCCGGGGCAGAGCAACTCCGTGGAGTTCACCCCGCAGCAGACGGGCGACTTCGAGTTCATCTGCTCGGTGCCCGGCCACTCCGCGACCATGAAGGGCACCATCCGCGTCACGGAGTAA
- a CDS encoding M28 family metallopeptidase → MKVPDAEIPVPDPWPDLEALCRLPHRGTATPEEGRAARWLAAVLQERGYEVDVQPFTAPRHTLYLGPGWIGLGLAALALGGARWSGPAWGYAVMAAVAVLALLPLVGELALWPAGSRLSLGVVVPRGRSQNVVARLPRHGAPRGDAVAGPPLHVVVTAHYDTQWGSWLFAPRFLPFLQAFFVAGYAAFAAVPVLLAARALGAAPAAPLAAAGALAAAVAGFLLVSWLAGRPVNGANDNGSGVAVALALARRWAQAPLPGIELTVALTGAEETGMRGMAALLDHPWFPRHAPRGVVVVNVDNVGAGRLHYLTAEGMLRPVRYDRWLVERARELAAALPAGMLTPGPRPLLPTDALVPAARGIPAITFLGAGPRGRIPHYHWHTDRLEHVDRAHLVQVAGVLWSYLEHLARAASRPPAA, encoded by the coding sequence GTGAAGGTGCCGGATGCGGAGATCCCGGTCCCCGATCCGTGGCCCGACCTGGAGGCCCTGTGCCGCCTGCCCCACCGGGGGACGGCCACGCCCGAAGAGGGCCGCGCCGCCCGGTGGCTGGCCGCCGTCCTCCAGGAGCGGGGTTACGAGGTCGACGTCCAGCCCTTCACCGCCCCGCGCCACACCCTGTACCTGGGACCGGGCTGGATCGGCCTGGGACTGGCCGCCCTCGCCCTGGGGGGTGCCCGCTGGTCCGGCCCGGCGTGGGGTTACGCCGTCATGGCCGCGGTGGCGGTACTCGCCCTCCTGCCCCTGGTGGGCGAGCTGGCCCTCTGGCCGGCCGGCTCCCGCCTGAGCCTGGGCGTCGTCGTGCCCCGGGGCCGGTCCCAGAACGTGGTGGCACGGCTGCCCCGCCATGGCGCGCCCCGCGGTGACGCCGTGGCCGGCCCGCCGCTGCACGTGGTCGTCACCGCCCACTACGACACCCAGTGGGGCAGCTGGCTCTTCGCGCCGCGGTTCCTGCCCTTTCTCCAGGCGTTCTTCGTGGCCGGTTACGCCGCCTTCGCCGCGGTGCCGGTCCTGCTGGCGGCCCGGGCCCTGGGCGCCGCGCCGGCCGCGCCCCTGGCCGCCGCGGGCGCCCTCGCGGCGGCGGTGGCCGGGTTCCTCCTGGTCAGCTGGCTGGCAGGGCGGCCCGTCAACGGGGCCAACGACAACGGCTCGGGGGTCGCCGTGGCGCTGGCCCTGGCCCGGCGCTGGGCGCAGGCCCCGCTGCCGGGCATCGAGCTCACGGTGGCGCTGACGGGGGCGGAGGAAACGGGCATGCGCGGCATGGCCGCGCTGCTGGATCATCCCTGGTTCCCGCGGCACGCGCCGCGGGGCGTCGTGGTGGTCAACGTGGACAACGTGGGGGCGGGACGGCTGCACTACCTGACGGCCGAGGGCATGCTGCGGCCCGTGCGCTACGACCGCTGGCTGGTGGAGCGGGCGCGGGAGCTGGCCGCCGCCCTGCCGGCGGGGATGTTGACGCCGGGACCGCGGCCCCTGCTGCCCACCGACGCCCTGGTGCCGGCGGCCCGCGGCATTCCCGCCATCACCTTCCTGGGCGCCGGCCCCCGCGGCCGCATCCCCCACTATCACTGGCATACCGACCGGCTGGAGCACGTGGACCGCGCTCACCTGGTGCAGGTGGCGGGCGTGCTGTGGTCGTACCTGGAGCACCTGGCCCGGGCAGCAAGCCGGCCGCCGGCGGCCTGA